One genomic window of Vibrio natriegens NBRC 15636 = ATCC 14048 = DSM 759 includes the following:
- a CDS encoding acyl-CoA dehydrogenase family protein produces MDFELNEDQRAFSDTAQQFAAERLAPMAAEWDEKQIFPKEVLREAGELGFLSLYTPEEQGGLGLSRLDSSIIFEQLSMGCTSTTAFMTIHNMVSWMIASFASDVVKAQFCPKLVTGEWLGSYCLTEPNAGSDAASLATSATKKGNQYILNGSKTFISGAGDTDVLIVMARTGEQGAKGVSAFVVEANAKGISYGRKEPKMGWNSQPTRAVTFENVTVPATHLLGEEGQGFVFAMKGLDGGRINIATCSVGTAQQALNHATQYMQERKQFGKALAQFQALQFKLADMATELVAARQLVRYAASKLDNGDPNATTYCAMAKRFATDVGFQVCDQALQLYGGYGYIKEYPMERYFRDVRVHQILEGTNEIMRLIIARRLLSAESSLL; encoded by the coding sequence ATGGACTTTGAACTCAACGAAGATCAACGTGCATTTTCCGATACAGCGCAGCAGTTTGCCGCTGAGCGTTTGGCTCCCATGGCAGCGGAATGGGATGAAAAACAGATCTTCCCGAAAGAGGTGTTGAGAGAAGCGGGCGAGTTAGGTTTTTTGAGCCTTTACACACCGGAAGAGCAAGGCGGATTGGGCCTGAGCCGTTTAGACTCGTCGATCATTTTTGAACAATTATCCATGGGCTGTACTTCGACAACGGCGTTTATGACCATCCACAATATGGTGAGTTGGATGATAGCTAGTTTTGCCAGTGACGTGGTTAAAGCGCAGTTTTGTCCCAAATTAGTGACGGGGGAGTGGCTAGGATCTTATTGTTTAACAGAGCCAAATGCGGGGTCTGATGCGGCTTCACTGGCCACTTCCGCCACGAAAAAAGGCAATCAATACATTCTTAATGGCAGCAAAACATTTATTTCTGGAGCTGGCGATACTGATGTGTTGATCGTTATGGCCCGAACCGGAGAGCAAGGAGCGAAAGGTGTTTCCGCTTTTGTGGTTGAGGCAAATGCGAAAGGCATCAGCTATGGGCGTAAAGAGCCGAAAATGGGGTGGAACAGTCAACCGACTCGTGCCGTCACATTCGAAAACGTCACCGTTCCAGCCACTCATTTATTGGGTGAAGAAGGACAAGGCTTCGTCTTTGCGATGAAAGGGTTAGACGGCGGGCGAATTAATATCGCAACCTGCTCAGTCGGGACGGCGCAACAGGCTCTTAACCACGCGACTCAGTATATGCAGGAACGTAAACAGTTCGGCAAAGCGTTAGCGCAATTTCAAGCGTTGCAGTTTAAATTAGCGGACATGGCAACAGAGCTGGTTGCAGCAAGACAACTGGTTCGTTACGCCGCAAGTAAACTAGATAACGGTGACCCAAACGCAACCACCTATTGTGCCATGGCAAAACGTTTTGCAACGGATGTCGGGTTTCAAGTCTGTGACCAAGCCTTACAGCTTTACGGTGGTTACGGCTACATCAAAGAATACCCGATGGAACGTTATTTCCGCGACGTTCGTGTGCATCAGATCCTTGAAGGTACCAACGAGATCATGCGTTTGATCATCGCACGCCGTCTGTTGTCGGCAGAATCATCATTACTGTAA
- a CDS encoding enoyl-CoA hydratase, producing MSSPQDAIQHTINDHIAVITMNNPPANTWTADSLNALKTLVLELNQNKDVYALVITGNGEKFFSAGADLKLFADGDKAVALDMARAFGEAFETLSDFRGVSIAAINGYAMGGGLEVALACDLRVVEEQAVLALPEAKVGLLPCAGGTQNLTALVGEGWAKRMILCGEQLSATQANELGLAEELVPKGEALTKAMALALSVANQSPSSVAACKLLIQNMRSAPLKHGLIKERELFLNLFDTEDQTEGVRAFLEKREPKWKNQ from the coding sequence ATGTCATCACCTCAAGACGCTATTCAACACACTATTAATGATCATATCGCTGTGATTACGATGAACAACCCGCCTGCAAATACCTGGACGGCGGACAGTCTCAACGCGTTAAAAACACTCGTCCTTGAGCTGAACCAAAATAAAGACGTGTATGCGCTCGTCATAACAGGGAATGGAGAGAAGTTTTTTTCAGCAGGCGCAGACCTCAAACTTTTTGCTGACGGAGACAAAGCGGTGGCACTCGATATGGCCCGAGCGTTTGGGGAAGCGTTTGAAACCCTCTCTGATTTTCGTGGAGTTTCCATAGCCGCAATAAACGGCTACGCCATGGGCGGAGGGTTAGAAGTCGCGTTGGCGTGTGATCTCCGAGTAGTGGAAGAACAAGCGGTGCTGGCATTACCAGAAGCAAAAGTGGGTCTGCTGCCATGTGCAGGTGGAACGCAGAACCTAACGGCTTTAGTTGGTGAAGGCTGGGCTAAGCGTATGATTCTTTGTGGTGAACAACTCAGCGCAACTCAAGCAAACGAACTAGGCTTAGCAGAGGAGCTTGTGCCAAAAGGCGAAGCACTAACCAAAGCGATGGCGTTGGCATTGTCGGTGGCAAATCAGTCGCCATCCTCTGTGGCGGCATGCAAATTACTGATCCAAAACATGCGCTCAGCACCATTAAAGCATGGACTTATCAAAGAGCGAGAGCTGTTTCTCAACCTCTTTGATACCGAAGATCAAACGGAAGGTGTACGAGCCTTTCTTGAGAAACGCGAGCCTAAATGGAAAAACCAATAG
- a CDS encoding enoyl-CoA hydratase/isomerase family protein produces MAGKVTITELECADAIHRIGVATLDNVSSLNALTYDMLVQLHDQLLKWKDDPHLVCVVLSGAGEKAFCAGGDVRAIYHVMHDEGKDTTAEFCTRYFTLEYECDYLIHTYNKPVIAWGEGIVMGGGMGLFMGASHRVVTPTSRLSMPEISIGLYPDVGGTWFLSQIDPEVGLFLGLTGALVNSSDAVTIGFADWLLLEEHYPTLLQELQSLPWGSNNAKELVNALLALMEESVIDSKPTTQICPCLEQIKQACKGFDLNLIAQRVMAMDNINPWLENAKQTFAAGSPITAHICFRQVKEFHSLPLADCFRLELTLSVRCALLGEFKEGVRARLIDRDGEPNWMFNSVTEVDEDLVDTLFTSLWAKDEHPLAELGSVERLNES; encoded by the coding sequence ATGGCAGGAAAGGTAACGATCACTGAATTGGAGTGTGCAGACGCTATTCATCGAATTGGCGTTGCGACTTTAGACAATGTCTCATCATTAAATGCTCTTACTTACGACATGTTAGTTCAACTCCATGATCAGTTGCTGAAATGGAAAGATGACCCCCATTTGGTGTGCGTGGTTCTTAGCGGTGCCGGAGAAAAAGCATTTTGTGCGGGTGGTGATGTCAGGGCTATTTATCATGTCATGCATGACGAAGGAAAAGATACCACAGCCGAGTTTTGTACCCGCTACTTTACGTTGGAGTATGAGTGCGACTACCTCATCCATACCTATAACAAACCCGTTATTGCTTGGGGCGAAGGTATTGTGATGGGCGGAGGCATGGGGCTTTTTATGGGAGCAAGCCACAGAGTGGTCACACCTACATCGCGTCTTTCCATGCCGGAAATTAGTATCGGGCTTTACCCCGATGTGGGAGGGACTTGGTTCTTAAGTCAAATTGACCCTGAGGTTGGCTTATTTCTTGGTTTGACCGGCGCGTTAGTAAATTCGAGTGACGCTGTCACAATTGGCTTCGCGGATTGGCTGTTATTAGAAGAGCATTATCCAACTTTATTGCAAGAGCTTCAGAGCTTGCCGTGGGGGAGCAATAACGCGAAAGAATTGGTGAATGCGCTGTTAGCTCTGATGGAAGAAAGTGTCATCGACAGCAAACCAACCACACAAATTTGTCCATGTCTGGAGCAAATCAAGCAAGCATGCAAAGGTTTTGATCTCAACCTTATAGCCCAGCGAGTGATGGCCATGGATAACATTAATCCGTGGCTAGAAAATGCAAAACAAACATTCGCCGCTGGCAGTCCTATTACAGCGCATATTTGCTTCAGGCAAGTCAAAGAGTTTCATAGTTTACCACTGGCAGACTGCTTCCGATTGGAACTCACACTCTCTGTCCGTTGTGCTTTATTAGGTGAGTTTAAAGAAGGTGTGCGCGCCAGGCTGATTGATCGCGATGGCGAACCAAATTGGATGTTTAACAGTGTTACTGAAGTTGATGAGGATCTCGTTGATACGCTCTTTACCTCGTTGTGGGCAAAAGATGAACATCCTCTGGCAGAGTTAGGGTCTGTTGAGCGACTAAACGAAAGCTAA
- the mmsB gene encoding 3-hydroxyisobutyrate dehydrogenase, which produces MSTIAFIGLGNMGSPMAQNLLASGFNVQVFDLDTEAARKLEPFGAIVASSLPEVVDGAGTVITMLPAASHVRSVYLGDLHGGVGVLNLVAPNTLLIDCSTIDPDSSRLVANEAGNKQLLFVDSPVSGGVTGAKAATLTFIVGGSDQAFSKANAILQYMGRNVFHAGKAGDGQMAKICNNLMLGILMSGTCEALNLGIDHGLDPKVLSNIMLQSSGRNWALELYNPCPGVMESAPASHQYQPGFMSKLMLKDLGLGLDAALQTHSSVPMGSLARNLYAFHNSSGYGELDFSSLFEFYKNQK; this is translated from the coding sequence ATGAGTACCATTGCATTCATAGGTTTAGGCAATATGGGCAGCCCAATGGCGCAGAACCTGTTAGCGTCGGGGTTTAATGTACAAGTGTTTGATTTGGACACCGAAGCCGCCAGAAAGTTAGAACCATTTGGCGCTATCGTGGCGAGTTCCTTGCCGGAAGTGGTGGATGGTGCAGGTACGGTGATTACGATGTTACCTGCTGCATCACACGTGAGAAGTGTTTACCTTGGCGACTTACACGGTGGGGTTGGGGTTCTGAACCTCGTGGCACCAAATACCTTACTCATCGATTGTTCTACCATTGATCCAGATTCGTCACGATTGGTTGCGAACGAAGCGGGAAATAAGCAGCTATTGTTCGTGGATTCACCTGTATCAGGGGGGGTAACTGGAGCAAAAGCGGCGACCTTGACGTTTATCGTTGGGGGCTCAGATCAAGCTTTCTCAAAAGCCAACGCTATTTTGCAATACATGGGCAGAAATGTGTTCCATGCAGGCAAAGCCGGCGATGGTCAGATGGCTAAGATCTGCAATAACTTGATGCTCGGTATTTTAATGTCCGGAACGTGTGAAGCGCTCAATCTCGGCATTGATCATGGTCTCGATCCTAAGGTTCTCTCGAATATCATGCTGCAAAGCTCCGGACGCAACTGGGCATTAGAGCTCTACAATCCTTGCCCTGGTGTAATGGAAAGTGCGCCGGCAAGTCATCAATATCAACCGGGATTTATGAGCAAATTAATGCTGAAAGATTTGGGCTTAGGGTTGGATGCCGCTTTACAAACGCATTCTTCTGTACCTATGGGGTCGCTTGCTCGTAATTTGTATGCGTTCCATAACTCAAGCGGATATGGGGAGCTCGATTTCTCAAGTTTGTTTGAGTTCTATAAAAATCAAAAATAA
- a CDS encoding SDR family oxidoreductase — protein sequence MDLRNSVIAITGAGQGLGQMTAIVLARAGADLALLDINEAGLRDTQQQCQMLSAKALTYELDVTNEQDVEQTFSDIIQDFGRLNGLVNNAGVLKDGLLVKMKEGAISKMPLEQFNLVMNVNVTGTFLCGREAAVKMIETESSGVIINISSVARAGNIGQTNYSASKAAVATMATTWSRELAKYGIRAAAIAPGVVHTPMAGNMKPEVIERLEKMIPVGRMAKAEEIAQSVKYIFENEYFTGRVLEIDGGLRM from the coding sequence ATGGATTTAAGAAACAGTGTTATCGCTATTACTGGCGCGGGGCAGGGGCTCGGGCAGATGACGGCGATTGTTCTTGCTCGTGCGGGCGCTGACTTGGCTCTGCTTGATATCAATGAAGCTGGATTGCGAGACACTCAACAGCAATGCCAGATGTTGAGTGCTAAGGCGCTCACTTACGAATTAGATGTCACCAATGAACAGGACGTTGAACAGACGTTCAGTGACATTATTCAAGATTTTGGTCGGCTTAACGGGCTCGTTAACAATGCAGGCGTATTAAAAGATGGCTTGTTGGTCAAAATGAAAGAGGGTGCTATCTCCAAGATGCCATTGGAACAGTTCAATCTAGTCATGAATGTAAACGTAACTGGTACTTTCCTTTGTGGTCGAGAGGCGGCAGTGAAAATGATAGAAACTGAATCTAGTGGTGTGATCATCAACATTTCAAGTGTTGCGCGTGCGGGAAACATCGGTCAAACCAATTATTCTGCTTCCAAAGCGGCGGTCGCAACGATGGCCACCACCTGGTCACGCGAGTTAGCCAAATATGGTATCCGTGCGGCGGCAATTGCACCGGGTGTCGTACACACCCCTATGGCTGGGAATATGAAACCGGAAGTAATAGAACGTCTGGAAAAAATGATTCCAGTCGGAAGAATGGCAAAGGCGGAAGAAATAGCACAGTCAGTGAAGTATATCTTTGAAAATGAGTACTTTACAGGGAGAGTGCTAGAAATTGATGGTGGTCTGAGGATGTAA
- the cyoA gene encoding ubiquinol oxidase subunit II, whose product MEASRYTRILSRGSLASVILLLSGCNSALLDPKGAIGVQEKELIITALLLMLIVVIPVILMTIYFAYRYRASNTHEEYAPEWSHSTKIEVVVWTIPIIIIAILAAITWRSTHELEPSKPLESDVKPITIEVVALDWKWLFIYPEENIATVNYVAFPKDVPVQFKLTSDNIMNAFFIPRLGSQIYAMPGMVTKLNLIANHEGDFKGFASNFSGEGFSQMKFTASAMPDRAAFLNWVQKVKASPDRIEDWVQYSTLAEPSIAEPVTLFSSVPPFLFSNVVTQHPGSMNCLPENQG is encoded by the coding sequence ATGGAAGCCTCAAGATACACACGCATCTTATCGAGAGGGAGTCTGGCGTCCGTCATACTTTTGCTCTCAGGATGTAATTCTGCTTTGCTTGACCCCAAAGGTGCTATTGGTGTCCAGGAAAAAGAGCTGATCATCACTGCTCTTTTGCTGATGTTGATCGTCGTGATCCCCGTGATTCTTATGACGATTTACTTCGCCTATCGATACCGCGCAAGTAACACTCATGAAGAGTACGCCCCTGAGTGGTCGCACTCGACCAAAATCGAAGTGGTGGTATGGACTATTCCAATCATCATTATTGCGATTCTAGCCGCTATCACATGGCGTTCTACTCACGAACTGGAGCCATCTAAGCCTCTGGAAAGTGACGTAAAACCGATAACGATAGAAGTCGTTGCGCTAGATTGGAAATGGCTGTTCATCTACCCGGAAGAAAATATCGCGACGGTTAACTACGTAGCGTTTCCAAAAGATGTGCCAGTTCAGTTCAAATTGACGTCCGACAACATCATGAACGCGTTCTTCATTCCTCGTTTAGGTAGTCAGATTTACGCCATGCCAGGCATGGTAACCAAGCTAAACCTGATTGCTAACCACGAAGGTGACTTCAAGGGCTTTGCGTCGAACTTCAGTGGGGAAGGCTTCTCACAAATGAAGTTCACTGCGTCAGCTATGCCTGATCGCGCTGCATTCCTGAATTGGGTGCAGAAAGTTAAAGCGAGTCCAGACCGTATTGAAGACTGGGTACAGTACAGCACGCTAGCTGAACCTAGTATCGCTGAGCCGGTGACCTTGTTCTCAAGTGTACCTCCGTTCCTGTTCAGCAACGTCGTGACTCAGCATCCTGGTTCTATGAACTGTTTGCCTGAAAACCAAGGATAA
- the cyoB gene encoding cytochrome o ubiquinol oxidase subunit I — MFGRLTLDSIPFHEPIIVITLAVVALVGLAVVYAVTKAGKWQYLWNEWFTSVDHKKLGFMYIAVAMVMLIRGFADAVMMRSQQLLSSAGEAGYLPPEHYDQIFTAHGVIMIFFVAMPLVIGLMNIIVPLQIGARDVAFPYLNNLSFWLFIVGVILTNMSLGLGEFGRTGWLAYPPLSGIEASPGVGVDYWIWALQISGVGTTLTGVNFFATILRMRTPSMPMMKMPVFTWASLCANILIIISFPILTVTIALLTLDRYLGMHFFTNDLGGNVMMYVNLIWAWGHPEVYILILPIFGVFSEVTATFSRKKLFGYTSLVWATIVITILAFVVWLHHFFTMGSGANVNAFFGIATMIISIPTGVKIFNWLFTMYKGRIRFTTPMLWTVGFLITFTVGGMTGVLMAVPGADFVLHNSVFLIAHFHNVIIGGVVFGCFAAITYWFPKATGFTMNEAWGKRAFYLWIIGFLMAFLPLYALGFMGMTRRISQEINPEFFPLLAVAAAGTVVIALGVLSQFIQIYVSIRDREQNRDLTGDPWDGRTLEWATSSPPPFYNFAHLPKGDVLDSFWYEKQSGEFDPTKEVEYERIHMPKNTPTGIYVSAWSLLFGFGMIWYIWWLAGLSLVAIVVTCIKHSYNEDVDYYVEVEEIKAIEAARRAQLEEAKKGSVKDNESKDDLEVTYAN, encoded by the coding sequence ATGTTTGGAAGATTAACTCTGGATTCAATTCCATTCCATGAACCTATTATCGTCATCACCCTAGCGGTAGTGGCTTTAGTCGGTTTAGCCGTGGTTTACGCGGTGACTAAAGCTGGAAAGTGGCAGTATTTGTGGAATGAATGGTTTACTTCGGTAGACCACAAAAAACTAGGCTTTATGTACATCGCGGTTGCGATGGTAATGCTTATTCGTGGTTTCGCTGACGCGGTAATGATGCGTAGTCAGCAGCTACTTTCGTCTGCGGGTGAGGCGGGTTACCTGCCACCAGAACACTATGACCAAATTTTTACGGCCCACGGCGTGATCATGATTTTCTTCGTCGCAATGCCATTGGTTATTGGTCTGATGAACATCATCGTTCCGCTGCAAATTGGCGCACGTGACGTGGCTTTCCCGTACCTAAATAACCTAAGCTTCTGGCTGTTTATCGTTGGTGTTATCCTGACGAACATGTCGCTAGGTCTTGGTGAGTTTGGCCGTACTGGTTGGTTGGCTTATCCGCCATTATCAGGTATCGAAGCAAGTCCTGGAGTCGGCGTTGATTACTGGATTTGGGCGCTGCAAATTTCAGGTGTTGGTACAACGCTAACAGGTGTGAACTTCTTCGCGACGATCCTGCGCATGCGTACGCCTTCAATGCCAATGATGAAAATGCCTGTTTTCACTTGGGCATCTCTGTGTGCAAACATCCTAATCATCATTTCATTCCCAATCCTGACGGTAACTATCGCGCTACTAACGCTGGATAGATATCTGGGCATGCACTTCTTTACCAATGATCTTGGCGGCAACGTAATGATGTACGTCAACCTGATTTGGGCATGGGGTCACCCAGAAGTGTACATTCTGATCCTGCCGATCTTCGGTGTGTTCTCAGAAGTGACGGCGACATTCTCTCGCAAGAAGCTATTTGGTTACACCTCGCTGGTATGGGCAACGATTGTAATTACAATTCTCGCGTTCGTTGTTTGGCTACACCACTTCTTCACAATGGGTTCTGGTGCGAACGTCAATGCCTTCTTTGGTATCGCCACGATGATCATTTCTATCCCGACCGGGGTTAAGATCTTCAACTGGCTATTCACCATGTACAAAGGGCGTATTCGCTTTACAACGCCAATGTTGTGGACGGTTGGCTTCCTGATCACCTTTACCGTTGGTGGTATGACGGGTGTATTGATGGCGGTACCGGGTGCGGACTTCGTTCTGCATAACTCAGTATTCCTGATTGCACACTTCCACAACGTAATTATCGGTGGTGTGGTATTTGGTTGTTTCGCTGCGATCACTTACTGGTTCCCGAAAGCGACAGGTTTCACCATGAATGAAGCTTGGGGCAAACGTGCGTTCTATCTTTGGATCATTGGTTTCTTGATGGCGTTCCTACCGCTATACGCGTTGGGCTTTATGGGTATGACTCGTCGTATCAGCCAAGAAATCAACCCAGAATTCTTCCCACTATTGGCGGTTGCTGCCGCGGGTACAGTCGTCATTGCTCTGGGTGTATTGTCTCAATTCATCCAAATTTACGTCAGTATTCGTGACCGCGAGCAAAACCGTGATCTTACTGGTGACCCGTGGGATGGCCGTACTCTTGAGTGGGCAACGTCTTCACCACCACCGTTCTACAACTTTGCACACCTTCCAAAAGGTGATGTGCTGGATTCATTCTGGTACGAGAAACAAAGTGGTGAGTTTGATCCAACTAAGGAAGTGGAATACGAGCGTATTCACATGCCTAAGAACACGCCAACAGGCATTTATGTGTCAGCTTGGTCACTGCTATTCGGCTTTGGCATGATTTGGTACATCTGGTGGTTAGCTGGCTTGAGTCTGGTAGCTATCGTCGTAACTTGTATCAAACACAGTTACAACGAAGATGTGGACTACTACGTTGAAGTTGAAGAAATCAAAGCGATTGAAGCAGCACGACGTGCACAGCTTGAAGAAGCGAAGAAAGGTTCTGTGAAAGATAACGAAAGCAAAGATGATCTGGAGGTGACGTATGCAAACTAA
- the cyoC gene encoding cytochrome o ubiquinol oxidase subunit III — protein sequence MQTNVAAHHDHDHHHDTNGNKLFGFWVYLMSDCVLFATLFATYAVLSSNSIAGPTGKDIFELPFVFVETMLLLFSSITFGFGMIAMKRNDVAGLKRWLQITFALGLGFICMEVYEFHHLIAEGYGPQESAFLSAFFTLVGTHGLHVSFGLIWLAVAYHQLSTKGLNDNMAMRFNCLSLFWHFLDIVWICVFTIVYLLGVM from the coding sequence ATGCAAACTAATGTCGCTGCTCATCATGACCATGATCACCACCATGACACGAATGGCAATAAGCTGTTTGGTTTCTGGGTTTACCTGATGAGCGACTGTGTATTGTTCGCAACTTTGTTTGCAACGTACGCAGTACTTTCCAGCAACTCGATTGCAGGTCCAACAGGTAAAGACATTTTCGAATTGCCTTTCGTGTTCGTTGAAACCATGTTGCTGCTATTCAGTAGTATCACGTTTGGTTTTGGCATGATTGCGATGAAACGTAATGATGTTGCTGGCCTTAAGCGCTGGCTGCAAATTACTTTTGCGCTGGGTCTTGGCTTCATCTGCATGGAAGTATACGAGTTCCATCACTTGATTGCTGAAGGTTACGGCCCTCAGGAAAGTGCGTTTCTCTCTGCGTTCTTTACATTGGTAGGTACGCACGGCTTGCACGTGTCATTTGGTCTGATTTGGTTGGCAGTGGCTTATCACCAACTGTCTACCAAAGGCCTGAACGATAACATGGCGATGCGTTTTAACTGCTTGAGCCTGTTCTGGCACTTCCTGGATATTGTTTGGATCTGTGTCTTTACCATCGTTTACTTACTGGGGGTAATGTAA
- the cyoD gene encoding cytochrome o ubiquinol oxidase subunit IV, protein MGQHIETSASDYVKGFVASLILTVIPFYFVWAQSLPQATTYAVLFGCALVQIFVHFKYFLHMEAKTDDGRWNLVSLMFTAIVVLILIAGSIWIIYNMNVNMKL, encoded by the coding sequence ATGGGACAACATATTGAAACAAGTGCGTCTGATTACGTTAAAGGCTTCGTTGCGTCGCTTATTCTAACGGTGATTCCATTCTACTTTGTTTGGGCGCAATCTCTGCCACAGGCAACGACATACGCGGTTCTGTTTGGCTGTGCATTGGTTCAGATCTTTGTGCATTTCAAATATTTCCTGCATATGGAAGCGAAGACAGATGATGGTCGCTGGAATCTGGTTTCACTGATGTTTACTGCTATTGTTGTGCTTATTCTGATCGCAGGTTCGATCTGGATTATCTACAACATGAACGTCAACATGAAGTTGTAG
- the cyoE gene encoding heme o synthase → MDYLQHERQHEVVGQGMLKSYLSITKPGIIFGNLISVAAGFFLAAKTEPASLTLFLTTLAGVGLVIASGCVVNNIFDRDIDQKMARTQNRELAKGNINIDVAFVYALVLLLVGTGLLFQLANPLSAVVVLLGYVYYVFFYTMWYKRNSVYGTLVGSISGAVPPLVGYLAVTNFISLEAILLFTMFCLWQMPHSYAIAMFRMQDYREAGIPVLPVKEGIHKAHRHMKAYVVAFGAVSLGLFLLGEAGYEYLAVAAVVCFMWTKVTFRSIDDENYVAWSKSVFKVSLLVVMGISGVLGVELLPLALV, encoded by the coding sequence CTGGATTATCTACAACATGAACGTCAACATGAAGTTGTAGGCCAAGGTATGCTGAAAAGTTATTTGTCTATCACCAAACCGGGCATTATTTTCGGCAACCTGATTTCTGTTGCGGCGGGGTTTTTCCTCGCCGCAAAAACAGAACCTGCTAGCCTGACGTTGTTTCTGACAACGTTGGCTGGTGTGGGGCTTGTCATTGCTTCAGGTTGCGTGGTGAACAATATTTTTGATCGCGATATCGATCAAAAGATGGCGCGTACTCAGAACCGTGAGCTAGCGAAAGGGAACATCAATATTGATGTCGCGTTTGTCTATGCTTTGGTTTTGCTTTTGGTTGGAACGGGCTTACTGTTTCAACTTGCCAATCCACTTTCTGCGGTTGTTGTCCTGCTTGGTTACGTGTACTACGTGTTCTTTTACACCATGTGGTACAAACGTAACTCGGTATATGGCACATTAGTCGGCAGTATTTCTGGCGCGGTTCCGCCATTAGTTGGCTATCTGGCAGTGACAAACTTCATTAGCTTAGAAGCCATTTTGCTGTTCACTATGTTCTGCCTGTGGCAAATGCCGCACTCGTACGCGATTGCCATGTTCCGCATGCAAGACTACCGAGAAGCGGGCATTCCTGTACTGCCTGTTAAAGAAGGCATCCATAAAGCCCATCGTCATATGAAAGCGTACGTGGTTGCCTTTGGTGCTGTTTCATTGGGACTCTTTTTGCTTGGTGAAGCAGGGTATGAATACCTGGCTGTCGCAGCTGTTGTTTGCTTTATGTGGACAAAAGTGACTTTCCGCAGCATTGACGATGAAAACTACGTAGCGTGGTCGAAGTCGGTGTTTAAAGTCTCTTTGCTGGTGGTAATGGGAATCAGTGGAGTGCTAGGGGTAGAGTTACTTCCGTTGGCGCTGGTTTAA